The DNA window CTGCGGCACCGTCGGTCCGTTCGGCGCCATCGCCATCGGCGCGATCGCCGCCGTGATCTGCGTGTGGGGCGTGACCGGCCTGAAGAAGCTGCTGGGCGCCGATGACTCGCTGGACGTGTTCGGCGTGCACGGCATCGGCGGCATCGTCGGCGCGATCCTGACCGGCGTGTTCACCGCGCCGGGCCTGGGCGGCACCGGCGCCGCGGATTTCAGCATCGGCGGCCAGGTGGCAACCCAGGCACTGGGCGTGGGCATCACCATCGTGTGGATCGGCATCGTGTCGATCGTGGGCTTCCTGATCGCCAAGCTCGTCTTCGGGCTGCGCGTGAGCGAGGAGGCCGAGCGCGAGGGCCTGGACATCACCTCGCACGGCGAATCGGCCTACGAGGCCTGATTCGATCCCCGGAAGGCGGCATTGCACTAAAATGGTGCAATGCCGCCGCCGGATGCCGAAAGACCTGATGTCGAAGACTTCGCAGGACTCGTGACCGACGCTCCCACCCCGGACGCCCTCAGCACGCCGGTGGCCTGGGCCGACGCAACCGGCACGATTCTCGGGGCCAACGACGCGTTCGTGCGCTGGCTTGGGGTCGGTCCCCGTCGGTTGCTCGGGCGCCCGCTGGCCACACTGGAAATGGACGGCGATGCGATGGCCCGCTTTCTGGGCAACACCGATCGCGACCTGCTGCGACTGCACCGGGTCGCCCTGGGATTTCCTGGCGAGGCGCCGCGTTTTGCCGAAGGCTGGCTGTCGCGGACCGAGCAGGGCGGCTGGCTGCTGGAAGCCCAGCCGGTGGAAGACTTCCCCGCGTTGGACCCGGCCCGGGCCATGCCCAGTGCGCTTACGGCGGCCCTGCGCGGACTGGCCCATGAGTTGCGCAATCCGCTGGCCGGCCTGAAGGGCGCGGCCCAGCTACTCTCGCGGCGTGCCCAGCTGCGCAGCGACAATGACGACGAGCGTGAACTCATCGGCCTGATCGAATCGGAAGCCGAGCGCCTCAATGCCTTGCTTGATCGGTTGCTCTCGCCGACCTCGCAGCGGCCGCACGCCTCGCTCAACATCCATGCCGTCCTCGAGCGCGTGCTGCGCCTGGCCGAGGCCGAGGGCAGTTGGACCGTTCGCCTGCAGCGCGACTACGACCCGAGTCTGCCGGAGATTCATGGCGATGCCGACCGGCTCACCCAGGCGGTCTGGAACCTGGTCGGCAATGCCATGCAGGCCGGCGCCAGCCTGATCACGCTGCGCACGCGCGTCGAGCACGGCCTGCGCATCCACGACCAGCTGCACGCCCGCACGCTGCGGCTGGAGATCATCGACGATGGACGCGGCGTGCCGGAGGCCCTGGCCGAGCACCTGTTCCTGCCGCTGGTCTCCGGGCGTGCCGAAGGCAGTGGGCTGGGCCTGGCCCTGGCCCAGCAGGTCGCACGCGAGCATCGCGGTTCGCTGGGCTTCCGCTCGCGGCCGGGCCATACCGTTTTCACCATGCTGCTGCCGCAATCGCGCGATGCAGGCGCGGAGGAGATCCACGATGTCCATTGAGGAAGGCCAGCGCATCTGGGTGGTCGATGACGACCGCTCGGTCCGCTTCGTGCTGGCCACCGCGCTGCGTGACGCCGGCTACGATGTCGATGGCTTCGACAGTGCTGCCTCGGCCCTGCAGGCCCTGGGAACGCGCGGCGTGCCGGACTTGCTGTTCACCGACGTGCGCATGCCGGGCGAAGACGGCCTGAAACTGCTGGACCGGCTCAAACACGCGCATCCGCAGTTGCCGGTGATCGTGATGTCGGCCTATACCGATGTGGCAAGCACGGCCGGTGCCTTTCGCGGCGGCGCACAGGAGTTCCTGTCCAAGCCTTTCGACCTGGATGATGCGGTCGCGCTGGCCGCGCGCACGCTGCCCAGCGTGGAGGCCAGCGACGCGGCGCTGGCCCAGGCCGCGCCCGAGCGTTCTTCCGGCACGCCCGAGCTGATCGGGGACACGCCGCCGATGCGCGCGCTGTTCCGCGCCATCGGCCGATTGGCCCAGGCGCCACTGTCGGTCCTGATCACCGGGGAGACCGGTACCGGCAAGGAACTGGTCTCGCGCGCGCTGCATGACGAATCGCCACGTGCGCGCAAGCCGTTCGTGGCCCTCAACACGGCGGCCATCCCGGCCGAACTGCTGGAAAGCGAGCTGTTCGGCCATGAGGCCGGGGCTTTCACGGGGGCCCAGCGGCGCCATATCGGCCGCTTCGAGCAGGCCGACGGTGGCACCTTGTTCCTGGATGAGATCGGCGACATGCCGCTGCCGCTGCAGACCCGTCTGCTGCGCGTGCTGGCCGAGAACGAGTTCTTCCGGGTCGGCGGGCGCGAGTTGATCCGGGTGGACGTGCGGGTGATCGCGGCCACCCACCAGGACCTGGAAGGACTGGTCCGCCAGGGACGTTTCCGCGCGGACCTGTTGCATCGCCTGGACGTGGTCCGGCTGCAGATGCCGCCCTTGCGCGAGCGTCGCGCCGATGTGCCGCGCCTGGCCGAGAATTTCCTCGCCCAGGCCTGCATCAAGCTCGGCACGCCGCCCAAACGCGTGGCCGCCTCCGCCCGCGAGGCCCTGCGTGCGCACGACTGGCCAGGCAACGTGCGCGAACTGGAAAACGTCTGCTGGCGCCTGGCCGCGCTGGCACCGTCGGACACGATCACCGTGGGGGATGTCGAACAGTCCATGACCCAGACCACCGCGCCGCTGGCCCAGGGGGCGGCCGAATGGGACGTGGTCCTGGGGCAGTGGGCGCGCACGCGCCTGGCCGAAGGTGCCGAAGGCCTGCATGCCCAGGCCCGCGAGCGCATGGACCGCGCGCTGCTGGAGGCGGCCCTGCAGTTCACCAACGGGCGCCGTGCCGATGCCGCTGCCCGGTTGGGCGTGGGGCGCAATACGGTCACCCGCAAGCTGGGATCGGGGCGGCGCCGCAGCTGACCGGCGCACGGCAGCCTCTGACCGGATGGTCAGGGGTAGCAGGCGACGCTTCATTGCAAGTGAACGACACCGCCGCTAGCGTGTCCCGGTCATGTCCGTTCCATCCATCCCCCGCGCCCTGCCTCCGATGGGCCTCGTGCTCCTGGCCTTGGCCCTGACGGCATGCAGCAGCGCGCCGGCGCCCAAACCCGCGCCGCCTCCGCCGCCGCCCCAGGGCAGTACTGCCAAGGAAGCCCAGGCGATCATGATGTCCGCCTCGGCCAGCCTGGTCAGCGGCAAGCTCACGCTCACGCCAGAACCCGGCGGCGTGCATCTGGCCGGTACGATCGGTGGCCTGCCGCCCTCCGGCAGGTTCGGCTTCCATGTCCACGACACCGGTGATTGCAGCGCGGTCGATGCCAGCTCGGCCGGTGGCATCTTCAATCCCACCCATCAGCGCCACGGCAACGCCAAGATCGGCGCCCATCAGCTCGGTGACCTGGACAACCTGATCTCCGACCTGGAGGGCGTGGCGCATGTCGATGCCGATCTGGGCGGCGTCACCCTCGGTGGTGGCGCGCCGACGGATATCGCCGGACGCGCGCTGATCGTCCATGCAGACCCCGACGACTACGCGACCCAGCCGGATGGCAAGTCCGGCCCCCGCGTGGCCTGCGGGGTCATCAAAGTACTGCGTTAGGCCGCAAGGCCGGCGCGTTCGACCTACCCGAAGCGAAGAGAGGATCTTCCGATGCGATTGACCCGTACCCTGCTCACCGCCGCGACCGTGCTTGCCCTGGCCGCCTGCAGCAAGCCCGAGCCCGAAGCCGCGCCTGAGCCGGTCACCGAGGCCGCCGCGCCGGAGGCTGCCCCCCAGGCCACCGAGCCCGCAGCCGAGGCGGCCACTGCCACCGCCACCCTCAAGCCGACCGAAGGCAACCAAGTCGCCGGCGAGCTGACCTTTACCACGGCCGATGGCGGGGTCCATGTGACCGGCACCGTGACCGGCCTGACGCCGGACAGCCAGCACGGCTTCCACATCCACGAGACC is part of the Pseudoxanthomonas sp. JBR18 genome and encodes:
- a CDS encoding superoxide dismutase family protein, with the translated sequence MGLVLLALALTACSSAPAPKPAPPPPPPQGSTAKEAQAIMMSASASLVSGKLTLTPEPGGVHLAGTIGGLPPSGRFGFHVHDTGDCSAVDASSAGGIFNPTHQRHGNAKIGAHQLGDLDNLISDLEGVAHVDADLGGVTLGGGAPTDIAGRALIVHADPDDYATQPDGKSGPRVACGVIKVLR
- a CDS encoding ATP-binding protein — its product is MPPPDAERPDVEDFAGLVTDAPTPDALSTPVAWADATGTILGANDAFVRWLGVGPRRLLGRPLATLEMDGDAMARFLGNTDRDLLRLHRVALGFPGEAPRFAEGWLSRTEQGGWLLEAQPVEDFPALDPARAMPSALTAALRGLAHELRNPLAGLKGAAQLLSRRAQLRSDNDDERELIGLIESEAERLNALLDRLLSPTSQRPHASLNIHAVLERVLRLAEAEGSWTVRLQRDYDPSLPEIHGDADRLTQAVWNLVGNAMQAGASLITLRTRVEHGLRIHDQLHARTLRLEIIDDGRGVPEALAEHLFLPLVSGRAEGSGLGLALAQQVAREHRGSLGFRSRPGHTVFTMLLPQSRDAGAEEIHDVH
- the ntrC gene encoding nitrogen regulation protein NR(I) — translated: MSIEEGQRIWVVDDDRSVRFVLATALRDAGYDVDGFDSAASALQALGTRGVPDLLFTDVRMPGEDGLKLLDRLKHAHPQLPVIVMSAYTDVASTAGAFRGGAQEFLSKPFDLDDAVALAARTLPSVEASDAALAQAAPERSSGTPELIGDTPPMRALFRAIGRLAQAPLSVLITGETGTGKELVSRALHDESPRARKPFVALNTAAIPAELLESELFGHEAGAFTGAQRRHIGRFEQADGGTLFLDEIGDMPLPLQTRLLRVLAENEFFRVGGRELIRVDVRVIAATHQDLEGLVRQGRFRADLLHRLDVVRLQMPPLRERRADVPRLAENFLAQACIKLGTPPKRVAASAREALRAHDWPGNVRELENVCWRLAALAPSDTITVGDVEQSMTQTTAPLAQGAAEWDVVLGQWARTRLAEGAEGLHAQARERMDRALLEAALQFTNGRRADAAARLGVGRNTVTRKLGSGRRRS